A portion of the Micromonospora vinacea genome contains these proteins:
- a CDS encoding carbohydrate ABC transporter permease, which yields MTLYLAAFYAYPLYRNVELSLREYTVRSFVQGGAPFAGLDNYRAVLTDPAFGPTLTHTVVFTAASLAFQFTIGMALALFFYKHFPLSRTLRALILVPWLLPLIVSASTWSWMLNSDSGLVNTALGVVGIGPVNWLTSPGWSLTSVIIANIWIGIPFNLVVLYSGLQAIPTEMYEASALDGATGWQRFWGITFPLLRPVSLITLLLGLIYTLKVFDIIWIMTKGGPTGSSATLATWSYRLGFGNLLPEFGPGAAIGNLLIVLALIAGLLYIRIERRQQLR from the coding sequence GTGACCCTCTACCTGGCGGCCTTCTACGCCTACCCGCTCTACCGCAATGTCGAGTTGAGCCTGCGGGAGTACACAGTCCGCTCGTTCGTGCAGGGCGGTGCCCCCTTCGCTGGCCTCGACAACTACCGGGCCGTGCTGACCGACCCGGCCTTCGGGCCGACGCTGACGCACACAGTGGTCTTCACCGCGGCCTCGCTCGCCTTCCAGTTCACCATCGGCATGGCCCTGGCCCTCTTCTTCTACAAGCACTTCCCGCTGTCGCGCACGTTGCGGGCGCTGATCCTCGTACCGTGGCTGCTGCCGCTGATCGTCTCGGCGTCGACCTGGTCGTGGATGCTCAACAGCGACTCGGGGCTGGTCAACACGGCGCTCGGCGTCGTCGGGATCGGCCCGGTCAACTGGCTCACGTCGCCGGGCTGGTCGCTGACCTCGGTGATCATCGCGAACATCTGGATCGGCATCCCGTTCAACCTGGTGGTGCTCTACAGCGGCCTCCAGGCGATCCCGACGGAGATGTACGAGGCGTCCGCGCTCGACGGGGCGACGGGGTGGCAACGGTTCTGGGGGATCACCTTCCCGTTGCTGCGTCCCGTCTCCCTGATCACCCTGCTGCTGGGGCTGATCTACACGCTGAAGGTCTTCGACATCATCTGGATCATGACGAAGGGCGGTCCGACCGGTTCCTCGGCGACACTCGCCACCTGGTCGTACCGGCTCGGCTTCGGCAACCTGCTGCCCGAGTTCGGCCCCGGCGCGGCCATCGGGAACCTGCTCATCGTGCTGGCCCTGATCGCCGGCCTCCTCTACATCCGGATCGAGCGGAGGCAGCAGCTGCGATGA
- a CDS encoding carbohydrate ABC transporter permease translates to MTTSTPRAWWKTGVGLVLTGLMLFPVYWMINVSFTRDQDMRATPPHLFPTNGTLDGYRAVLDQQLPYLGTSFLVGLGTVALTVALAAPAGYALAKLRPPGGPALSFVLLIAQMIPGIIMAMGFYAIYLTLGVLNTLPGLILADTTLAVPFAVLIFTAFMSGIPDELLQAAVVDGAGRLRTFWSVVLPVSRNSIVTVSLFAFLWSWSDFIFASTLAGGGDHQPITLGIYHYIGNNNQQWNAIMATAVVASIPAAVLLILAQRYVSMGVTAGAVKD, encoded by the coding sequence ATGACCACCTCGACGCCTCGGGCCTGGTGGAAGACCGGCGTCGGCCTGGTGCTGACCGGGCTGATGCTCTTCCCCGTCTACTGGATGATCAACGTGTCCTTCACCCGGGACCAGGACATGCGGGCCACTCCCCCGCACCTGTTCCCCACCAACGGCACCCTGGACGGCTACCGGGCGGTGCTCGACCAGCAACTGCCGTACCTCGGCACCAGCTTCCTGGTCGGTCTCGGCACCGTGGCGCTGACAGTGGCGCTGGCCGCCCCCGCCGGCTACGCGTTGGCGAAGCTCCGGCCGCCCGGCGGCCCGGCGCTGAGTTTCGTGCTGCTGATCGCGCAGATGATCCCGGGGATCATCATGGCGATGGGCTTCTACGCCATCTACCTCACCCTCGGCGTCCTCAACACACTGCCCGGCCTGATCCTGGCCGACACCACGCTCGCGGTGCCGTTCGCTGTCCTGATCTTCACGGCCTTCATGTCCGGCATCCCCGACGAACTGCTCCAGGCCGCCGTGGTCGACGGCGCAGGTCGACTGCGGACCTTCTGGTCGGTAGTGCTGCCGGTCAGCCGCAACTCGATCGTCACGGTGTCGCTCTTCGCGTTCCTGTGGTCCTGGTCGGACTTCATCTTCGCGTCGACCCTGGCCGGCGGCGGCGACCACCAGCCGATCACCCTCGGCATCTACCACTACATCGGCAACAACAACCAGCAGTGGAACGCCATCATGGCCACCGCCGTCGTCGCCTCGATCCCCGCCGCCGTCCTACTGATCCTGGCCCAGCGGTACGTCTCGATGGGCGTGACCGCTGGCGCCGTGAAGGACTGA
- a CDS encoding extracellular catalytic domain type 1 short-chain-length polyhydroxyalkanoate depolymerase, protein MRIRRKLLIALAASLVAAGMVVPTVGPAYAASLTEVTSFGDNPGRMRMHVYVPDNRPARPAVVVAMHGCGGSGPGFYSGSEFASQADRYGYIVIYPSATQQAGFGNCFDTWSDAAKRRGGGSDPVSIISMIRYVQQQYAADPDRVYATGSSSGGMMTNHMLALYPDVFKAGAAFMGVPFNCFANAADYPPGSSQCTGGNMNRTPQQWGDAVRQAYPGYSGPRPRVQLWHGTNDTLVPYSLLQEAIEQWTNVFGLSQTPTSTDTPQANWNRRRYADSGGTVQVEAYSIQGAGHSLPSGGMAASAIAFFGLTNPTTPPPTTPPPTTPPPTTPPPTTPPPTTPPPTSGACRVTVDVNAWNTGLTENITVTNTGTSAVNGWSVVFTLPGGQTITSGWNATYSPSSGQVTARNVAYNGGIPANGSVSFGFQATHTGNNARPSSFTLNGASCTVA, encoded by the coding sequence TTGAGAATCAGAAGGAAACTGCTAATCGCCCTGGCCGCGTCACTGGTGGCGGCCGGCATGGTGGTCCCCACGGTCGGGCCCGCGTACGCGGCGTCACTGACCGAGGTGACCAGCTTCGGTGACAACCCGGGCCGAATGCGCATGCACGTCTACGTGCCGGACAACCGTCCGGCCCGGCCGGCGGTCGTGGTGGCCATGCACGGCTGCGGCGGATCCGGCCCGGGCTTCTACTCCGGGAGCGAGTTCGCCAGCCAGGCCGACCGGTACGGATACATCGTGATCTACCCGTCCGCGACCCAGCAGGCCGGCTTCGGCAACTGCTTCGACACCTGGTCGGACGCCGCCAAGCGGCGTGGCGGAGGCAGCGACCCGGTGTCGATCATCTCGATGATCCGGTACGTGCAACAGCAGTACGCTGCCGACCCGGACCGGGTCTACGCCACCGGCAGCTCGTCCGGCGGGATGATGACCAACCACATGCTGGCGCTCTACCCCGACGTGTTCAAGGCCGGCGCCGCGTTCATGGGCGTGCCGTTCAACTGCTTCGCCAACGCGGCGGACTACCCGCCCGGGAGCAGCCAGTGCACCGGCGGGAACATGAACCGGACCCCGCAGCAGTGGGGCGACGCGGTCCGCCAGGCGTACCCCGGCTACTCCGGGCCGCGCCCGCGGGTACAGCTGTGGCACGGCACCAACGACACGCTCGTGCCGTACTCGCTGTTGCAGGAGGCGATCGAGCAGTGGACCAACGTGTTCGGGCTGAGCCAGACACCCACCTCCACCGACACGCCCCAGGCCAACTGGAACCGGCGCCGGTACGCCGACAGCGGCGGCACCGTCCAGGTCGAGGCGTACAGCATCCAGGGGGCCGGGCACAGCCTGCCCTCCGGCGGCATGGCCGCGTCCGCCATCGCGTTCTTCGGACTGACCAACCCCACGACGCCGCCGCCGACCACCCCGCCGCCGACCACGCCACCCCCGACCACCCCGCCCCCCACGACGCCGCCGCCGACCACCCCGCCGCCGACTTCCGGCGCCTGTCGGGTGACCGTCGACGTCAACGCCTGGAACACCGGGCTGACCGAGAACATCACCGTCACGAACACCGGCACCAGCGCCGTCAACGGCTGGTCCGTGGTCTTCACCCTGCCGGGTGGGCAGACCATCACCTCGGGCTGGAACGCCACCTACTCGCCCAGCTCGGGCCAGGTGACGGCCCGCAACGTCGCCTACAACGGCGGCATCCCCGCCAACGGCTCGGTGAGCTTCGGCTTCCAGGCCACCCACACCGGTAACAACGCCCGACCGTCCTCGTTCACCCTCAACGGCGCGTCCTGCACTGTCGCCTGA
- a CDS encoding RICIN domain-containing protein, with translation MKTPSRSRSGRARVFVARLVVGLLAAAAAVTVASSPAQAADESISVNFATTNGAPTYRASGWIYGMTENASGPADHFYRDVKFQYMRAGGAQLPGSGWVGGTYDRRWNSTLAQARRTTALGGKFIILPHDLWGADGAGISRFPGDNGNWTDYDNFLTRLINDVRASGLSVQWDIWNEPNITIFWNRPISQYLELWRRTYQRIRAEFPSQLIVGPSCACVPSTNHAFWNQYLDFVRSTNTVPDIISWHSLPGDPVANVAAANATLDPRGIAHPRPYQINEYGAPDEQNPADGAWYIARLERARADGLRANWASGGSLHNDLGNLLIRNSAGQHQPKGEWWNYRYYASQVGENVAVTPSQSYDAYATKTAGVAKVLIGGGRTTGNLTVNLQRLDTTSGIVQNSQVRVLTQRIPHNGGGAVAGPVTVSNSVVGVSNNNVTVTVPYTNQTDTYTVTLLPPSDGGFQSVAVAQHSQQCLNNAGLSTADGNVQQQNYCDGGDQQLWNFRPVAGVANTYTVVNQQSGKCLDVSGVSTADGAAVHQWTCLNSLNQQFTLRKVTYSGNDSHDYQLVARHSGKCVDVNAVSTAAGALVHQWTCRAANQGSPLNQTWRLLGR, from the coding sequence GTGAAAACCCCGTCCCGCAGCAGGTCAGGACGAGCCCGTGTGTTCGTGGCCCGACTCGTCGTCGGCCTGCTCGCCGCCGCTGCCGCCGTCACCGTCGCCTCGTCCCCCGCCCAGGCCGCCGACGAGTCGATCAGCGTCAACTTCGCCACCACCAACGGCGCGCCGACCTACCGCGCCTCCGGCTGGATCTACGGCATGACCGAGAACGCCAGCGGGCCCGCCGACCACTTCTACCGGGACGTCAAGTTCCAGTACATGCGCGCCGGCGGCGCGCAGCTGCCGGGGAGTGGCTGGGTCGGCGGAACCTACGACCGGCGCTGGAACTCCACACTCGCCCAGGCACGTCGGACCACAGCCCTCGGCGGGAAGTTCATCATCCTGCCGCACGACCTCTGGGGTGCCGACGGCGCCGGAATCTCCCGCTTCCCTGGTGACAACGGAAACTGGACCGACTACGACAACTTCCTGACCCGCCTGATCAACGACGTCCGGGCGTCCGGGCTGTCGGTGCAGTGGGACATCTGGAACGAGCCCAACATCACCATCTTCTGGAACCGGCCGATCTCCCAGTACCTCGAACTGTGGCGTCGGACCTACCAGCGCATCCGGGCGGAGTTCCCCAGCCAGCTCATCGTCGGGCCGAGCTGTGCCTGCGTACCGTCGACCAACCACGCCTTCTGGAACCAGTACCTGGACTTCGTCCGCTCGACGAACACGGTGCCCGACATCATCAGCTGGCACTCGCTGCCCGGTGACCCGGTCGCGAACGTCGCCGCCGCCAACGCCACCCTCGACCCGCGCGGCATCGCCCACCCGCGTCCGTACCAGATCAACGAGTACGGCGCGCCCGACGAGCAGAACCCGGCCGACGGCGCCTGGTACATCGCACGTCTGGAGCGGGCGCGGGCGGACGGTCTGCGGGCCAACTGGGCCAGCGGCGGCAGCCTGCACAACGACCTCGGCAACCTGCTGATCCGTAACTCGGCCGGCCAGCACCAGCCCAAGGGGGAGTGGTGGAACTACCGCTACTACGCCTCCCAGGTCGGGGAGAACGTCGCGGTGACCCCCAGTCAGTCGTACGACGCGTACGCCACGAAGACGGCCGGGGTGGCGAAGGTGCTCATCGGCGGTGGCCGTACCACCGGGAACCTGACCGTCAACCTGCAACGCCTGGACACCACCAGCGGCATCGTGCAGAACAGCCAGGTCCGGGTGCTCACCCAACGCATCCCGCACAACGGTGGCGGCGCCGTGGCGGGGCCGGTCACGGTCTCGAACAGCGTGGTCGGGGTGTCCAACAACAACGTCACAGTGACAGTGCCGTACACCAACCAGACCGACACCTACACCGTCACGCTGCTGCCCCCCTCCGACGGTGGCTTCCAATCGGTGGCGGTGGCCCAACACTCGCAGCAGTGCCTGAACAACGCCGGCCTGAGCACCGCCGACGGCAACGTCCAACAGCAGAACTACTGCGACGGCGGTGACCAGCAGCTCTGGAACTTCCGCCCGGTCGCCGGTGTGGCCAACACCTACACCGTGGTCAACCAGCAGAGCGGCAAGTGCCTCGACGTCAGCGGCGTGTCCACCGCCGACGGCGCGGCAGTGCACCAGTGGACCTGCCTGAACAGCCTCAACCAGCAGTTCACGCTGCGCAAGGTGACCTACTCGGGCAACGACTCGCACGACTACCAACTCGTCGCCCGGCACAGCGGCAAGTGTGTCGATGTCAACGCGGTCTCCACGGCGGCCGGCGCGCTTGTCCACCAGTGGACCTGCAGGGCGGCCAACCAGGGCAGCCCGTTGAACCAGACGTGGCGGCTCCTGGGTCGGTAG
- a CDS encoding amylo-alpha-1,6-glucosidase, translated as MTVAPSGPEFGIQDIPFSYRGSWFNISPVVAEKTYADDLHLVSHQTGLHPVLRLAPTVAGTTVVATPALLTWRNGADRIEAVYDGADTLRIRGHRLGLRVAAAAHTLTPFSGTYLYADPVDGSHVFTSYETGRRYRITVLSGALSRTDGAQALGTADRSLDLSGDQPWEIAIEEYATARRPYTRSVSFEQLCRDRIAEFTAFVDAIAPWRGPETPAAELAAYVLWSATVAPAGFVTRPAVLMSKHWMDKVWSWDHCFNAIALAAGEPELAWHQFQLPFDHQDEAGALPDSVTHSEVLHNYVKPPIHGWALRHLRRRLPQPPDRAALAQTYDRLARWSEFWLDARRAPGHDLPHYQHGNDSGWDNATTFDDNRVLETADLAAFLVSQLRCLADLATELGEPAARWSEEADRIHGAMLRDLWDGERFCARDPRTGHSRRSRSLLDLMPVALGADLPAPVAAALARGVESHLTTHGLATEPTDSAHYLADGYWRGPIWAPSTVLVEDGLRRAGQTRIADDISRRFLALCEKSGFAENFDAETGTGLRDRAYTWTASSYLILAAAQEERRVRGG; from the coding sequence ATGACCGTCGCCCCGTCCGGTCCGGAGTTCGGAATCCAGGACATCCCGTTCAGCTACCGCGGATCCTGGTTCAACATCTCCCCGGTGGTAGCCGAGAAGACGTACGCCGACGATCTGCACCTGGTCTCCCACCAGACCGGGCTGCACCCCGTCCTGCGGCTCGCCCCCACTGTCGCCGGCACCACTGTCGTCGCCACACCCGCGCTGCTGACCTGGCGCAACGGGGCCGACCGGATCGAGGCCGTCTACGACGGGGCGGACACCCTGCGGATCCGGGGCCACCGGCTCGGCCTGCGGGTGGCCGCCGCCGCGCACACCCTCACCCCGTTCAGCGGGACCTACCTGTACGCCGACCCGGTCGACGGATCACACGTGTTCACCTCGTACGAGACCGGTCGCCGCTACCGGATCACAGTGCTCTCCGGCGCTCTGTCGCGAACCGACGGCGCGCAGGCTCTCGGCACCGCCGACCGGTCCCTCGACCTTTCCGGCGACCAGCCCTGGGAGATCGCGATCGAGGAGTACGCAACGGCACGCCGCCCGTACACCCGATCCGTCAGCTTCGAGCAGTTGTGCCGCGACCGGATCGCGGAGTTCACCGCGTTCGTCGACGCGATCGCGCCCTGGCGCGGTCCGGAGACGCCGGCCGCCGAACTGGCCGCGTACGTCCTGTGGTCGGCAACCGTCGCCCCGGCGGGCTTCGTCACCCGGCCGGCCGTCCTGATGTCCAAGCACTGGATGGACAAGGTGTGGAGCTGGGACCACTGCTTCAACGCGATCGCCCTGGCGGCCGGCGAGCCGGAGCTGGCCTGGCACCAGTTCCAGTTGCCCTTCGACCACCAGGACGAGGCCGGCGCCCTCCCCGACTCGGTCACCCACTCCGAGGTCCTGCACAACTACGTCAAGCCCCCCATCCACGGCTGGGCCCTGCGTCACCTGCGCCGACGCCTTCCCCAGCCACCGGACCGGGCGGCGCTGGCGCAGACGTACGACCGGCTTGCCCGCTGGTCGGAGTTCTGGCTCGACGCGCGGCGCGCCCCCGGCCACGACCTGCCGCACTACCAGCACGGCAACGACAGCGGATGGGACAACGCCACCACCTTCGACGACAACCGGGTCCTCGAGACGGCCGACCTCGCCGCGTTCCTGGTCTCGCAGCTCCGCTGCCTCGCCGACCTCGCGACCGAGCTGGGCGAGCCCGCCGCCCGCTGGTCCGAAGAGGCCGACCGGATCCACGGGGCCATGCTGCGCGACCTGTGGGACGGCGAGCGCTTCTGCGCCCGTGACCCCCGCACCGGGCACTCGCGCAGGAGCCGCAGCCTGCTCGACCTGATGCCCGTCGCGCTCGGGGCCGACCTGCCGGCCCCGGTCGCCGCCGCACTGGCGCGCGGCGTCGAATCCCACCTCACCACGCACGGGCTGGCCACCGAGCCGACGGACTCGGCCCACTACCTCGCCGACGGCTACTGGCGGGGCCCGATCTGGGCGCCCTCCACGGTGCTGGTCGAGGACGGCCTGCGCCGGGCCGGGCAGACCAGGATCGCCGACGACATCAGTCGGCGTTTCCTCGCGCTGTGCGAGAAGTCCGGCTTCGCGGAGAACTTCGACGCCGAGACCGGCACCGGACTCCGGGACCGCGCCTACACCTGGACCGCCAGCAGCTATCTCATCCTCGCCGCCGCTCAGGAGGAACGGCGGGTCCGGGGCGGGTAG
- a CDS encoding sugar ABC transporter substrate-binding protein translates to MTGLSRRRRLAAVAVIALAAVTGSACSSSADGPADGGAYLVWDPYPQFADDSEWVALLKKCGTSAGVSVERTGYDTTDLTNKALLAAQQGNSPDVLIVDNPVISTLAEAGALTTTDDNKLDVSAMEKNLLGAGQSDGKTYGVPIGANTLALYYNKDLLTAAGVDPAAVKDWTSLTAALTKVKAKGKKGITFSAIGTEEGSFQFLPWFWGSGAQLTSLDSPQAVSALTLWTDWLKQGHAPNSVINNTQTTSWQEFATGNYAFAENGTWQLANAEKLGFSYGTIAIPASAGGPAPAPTGGEFVSIPVQKNTGRYETSQKLVACLTNADNLLTTDTTLSYVAPVAAVQERQATADPKLKVWVEAVRAAKGRTGDDLGTKYPKISEALWTAVQSALSGGKSPQEALTAAQTAATTR, encoded by the coding sequence ATGACCGGACTCAGTCGTCGGCGGCGCCTGGCCGCCGTCGCCGTGATAGCTCTCGCCGCAGTGACAGGCAGTGCCTGCTCGTCGTCCGCCGACGGCCCCGCCGACGGCGGCGCCTACCTCGTCTGGGACCCGTATCCACAGTTCGCCGACGACTCCGAGTGGGTCGCGCTGCTCAAGAAATGCGGCACCTCCGCGGGTGTCTCGGTCGAGCGAACCGGCTACGACACGACCGACCTGACAAACAAGGCGCTGCTCGCCGCCCAGCAGGGAAACTCACCGGACGTGCTGATCGTGGACAACCCGGTCATCTCGACTCTGGCCGAGGCCGGTGCGCTCACCACCACCGACGACAACAAGCTGGACGTCTCGGCCATGGAGAAGAACCTGCTCGGCGCCGGCCAGAGCGACGGCAAGACCTACGGGGTGCCGATCGGGGCGAACACCCTCGCCCTCTACTACAACAAGGATCTCCTCACCGCCGCCGGCGTCGATCCCGCCGCCGTCAAGGACTGGACGTCACTGACCGCGGCACTGACCAAGGTCAAGGCCAAGGGGAAGAAGGGCATCACCTTCTCCGCGATCGGCACCGAGGAGGGCAGTTTCCAGTTCCTGCCCTGGTTCTGGGGCTCCGGTGCCCAGCTGACCAGCCTCGACTCCCCGCAGGCGGTGTCCGCGCTGACGCTCTGGACCGACTGGCTCAAGCAGGGTCACGCCCCGAACTCCGTCATCAACAACACCCAGACCACGAGTTGGCAGGAGTTCGCCACCGGCAACTACGCGTTCGCCGAGAACGGCACCTGGCAACTGGCCAACGCGGAGAAGCTCGGCTTCTCGTACGGCACGATCGCGATCCCGGCCAGCGCGGGCGGGCCCGCCCCGGCGCCCACCGGTGGTGAGTTCGTCTCCATTCCGGTGCAGAAGAACACCGGCCGGTACGAGACCTCGCAGAAGCTCGTCGCCTGCCTGACCAACGCCGACAACCTCCTCACCACTGACACCACGCTCTCCTACGTCGCACCCGTCGCCGCCGTTCAGGAGCGACAGGCCACCGCGGACCCCAAGCTCAAGGTCTGGGTGGAGGCGGTCCGGGCCGCCAAGGGCCGCACCGGTGACGACCTCGGCACGAAGTACCCGAAGATCTCCGAGGCGCTGTGGACCGCCGTGCAGTCGGCCCTCAGCGGGGGCAAGTCGCCACAGGAGGCGTTGACCGCCGCGCAGACCGCCGCCACGACCAGGTAA
- a CDS encoding LacI family DNA-binding transcriptional regulator — MNIGEIARRAGVSRSTVSYVLSGKRSVSEATRQRIQSVIDELDYRPNASARALKEGRTRTLGLVIPPASQRLTDMQLGFVASVVEAAARHDLDVLLSPSGGDHDRSFERIVTGRRVDGVVLMEIRLTDDRVTRLTKAGLPFVTIGRTAEPHGMSWIDIDYAGLIARCVQHLADLGHRHVALVNRSAELVAAGYGPSHRALTGFRAAAAERGLTGVEVCSGDDTASGEACMEQLLATHPEVTAVATINEAALPGMQRALTGAGLSVPRDFSVTGVAAQHWAEDFRPPLTAADVPMVEMGAEAVSLLLEIIAAPGAVPRHRLYSPPISLRSSTGPVRAR; from the coding sequence ATGAACATCGGGGAGATCGCTCGCCGGGCGGGGGTGTCCCGCAGCACCGTCTCCTACGTGCTCAGCGGAAAACGCAGCGTGTCGGAGGCGACCCGGCAGCGGATCCAGTCGGTCATCGACGAGTTGGACTACCGGCCGAACGCCAGCGCCCGTGCTCTCAAGGAGGGGCGCACCCGCACCCTCGGGCTGGTCATCCCACCGGCGAGCCAGCGCTTGACCGACATGCAGCTGGGCTTCGTCGCCAGCGTCGTCGAGGCCGCCGCCCGCCATGACCTCGACGTGCTGCTGTCCCCCTCCGGTGGCGACCATGACCGGTCGTTCGAGCGGATCGTCACCGGGCGCCGGGTGGACGGCGTGGTCCTCATGGAGATCCGGTTGACGGACGACCGGGTGACCCGCCTGACCAAGGCCGGGTTGCCGTTCGTCACGATCGGCCGGACCGCCGAGCCGCACGGGATGAGCTGGATCGACATCGACTACGCCGGGCTGATCGCCCGTTGCGTGCAGCACCTGGCCGACCTGGGGCACCGGCACGTGGCACTGGTGAACCGGTCCGCCGAGCTGGTGGCCGCCGGCTACGGCCCCAGTCATCGCGCGCTGACCGGGTTTCGTGCGGCGGCGGCGGAGCGGGGGCTGACCGGCGTGGAGGTCTGCAGCGGCGACGACACCGCCTCCGGCGAGGCATGTATGGAGCAGCTGCTCGCGACGCACCCGGAGGTCACGGCGGTGGCCACCATCAACGAGGCCGCACTGCCCGGAATGCAGCGCGCGTTGACCGGCGCCGGGCTGTCGGTGCCACGCGACTTCTCCGTCACCGGAGTCGCCGCGCAGCACTGGGCGGAGGACTTCCGCCCGCCGCTGACCGCCGCCGACGTGCCGATGGTCGAGATGGGCGCCGAGGCGGTGTCGCTGCTGCTGGAGATCATCGCGGCTCCCGGCGCCGTCCCCCGACACCGCCTCTACAGCCCACCCATCTCGTTGCGTTCCAGCACCGGCCCGGTCCGGGCCCGCTGA
- a CDS encoding arabinofuranosidase catalytic domain-containing protein encodes MRTPSPLGPGTARDLVPRRRRARRLTALAAALVGVLVGIGAAPGAPSPIAEAAAAPMAAAIAPGQSTPIVGTPSGRCLEVPNSSTTNGTQTQLWDCNGSAGQTWTWTSTKQLQVYGNKCLDASGRGTANGTQVIIWDCNGQNNQQWNVNSNGTITGVQSGLCLDANGAATANGTKVILWACNGGANQQWASPTTTPPPTNPPTGARPCDIYASGGTPCIAAHSTTRALYEAYAGNLYQVRRSSDNTTRNIGLTGTGGTANAATQDSFCSGTTCVITVVFDQSGRGNDLWYQGSSVVPGSPQSRPAIATSESLTVGGAKAYSLYINPGNSYWRDGHLTGVPTGAAPEGMYMVTSGTHVNSGCCFDYGNSETTRKADAAGAMDAINFSKQCWFGGCSGSGPWVQADLEWGLFPGGSSSWNPNQRAFTSKFVTATLKNNGTTRFAIKGSDAQAGSLYTLYDGSLPPGYSPMKKQGAIILGSGGDCCKPDGGANLSAGTFYEGAMVSGYPSDATENAVQASVVTAGYR; translated from the coding sequence GTGCGAACCCCGTCCCCCCTCGGGCCAGGAACAGCCCGTGATCTCGTCCCGAGACGTCGTCGCGCCCGACGTCTGACCGCCCTGGCGGCCGCGCTGGTCGGCGTGCTCGTCGGCATCGGCGCCGCCCCCGGCGCACCGTCGCCGATCGCCGAGGCAGCCGCCGCCCCGATGGCGGCCGCCATCGCGCCGGGGCAGAGCACCCCGATCGTCGGTACGCCGTCCGGCCGCTGCCTCGAAGTGCCCAACTCCAGCACCACCAACGGCACCCAGACGCAACTCTGGGACTGCAACGGCAGTGCCGGCCAGACCTGGACGTGGACGTCGACCAAGCAACTCCAGGTGTACGGCAACAAGTGCCTGGACGCCTCCGGCCGCGGCACCGCCAACGGCACCCAGGTGATCATCTGGGACTGCAACGGCCAGAACAACCAGCAGTGGAACGTCAACAGCAACGGCACCATCACCGGCGTGCAGTCCGGGCTCTGCCTCGACGCCAACGGCGCCGCCACCGCCAACGGCACCAAGGTCATCCTCTGGGCCTGCAACGGCGGCGCCAACCAGCAGTGGGCCTCGCCGACCACCACCCCGCCGCCGACCAACCCGCCGACCGGCGCGCGGCCCTGTGACATCTACGCCTCCGGCGGCACCCCGTGCATCGCGGCGCACAGCACCACGCGGGCGCTCTACGAGGCGTACGCCGGCAACCTCTACCAGGTCCGACGCTCGTCGGACAACACGACCCGCAACATCGGGCTCACGGGGACCGGTGGCACCGCCAACGCGGCGACGCAGGACTCGTTCTGCTCCGGCACGACCTGCGTGATCACTGTCGTCTTCGACCAGTCCGGGCGCGGCAACGACCTCTGGTACCAGGGGTCGAGCGTCGTTCCGGGCTCCCCGCAGAGCAGGCCGGCGATCGCGACCTCGGAGTCGCTGACCGTGGGCGGCGCGAAGGCGTACTCGCTCTACATCAACCCCGGCAACAGCTACTGGCGCGACGGGCACCTCACCGGCGTGCCGACCGGCGCGGCACCCGAGGGCATGTACATGGTGACCAGCGGGACGCACGTCAACAGTGGTTGCTGCTTCGACTACGGCAACAGCGAGACGACCAGGAAGGCCGACGCCGCCGGGGCGATGGACGCCATCAACTTCAGTAAGCAGTGCTGGTTCGGCGGCTGCTCCGGCAGCGGCCCCTGGGTGCAGGCCGACCTCGAGTGGGGTCTCTTCCCAGGCGGCAGCAGCTCCTGGAACCCGAACCAACGGGCGTTCACCAGCAAGTTCGTCACCGCGACGCTCAAGAACAACGGCACGACCCGGTTCGCCATCAAGGGCAGTGACGCGCAGGCCGGCAGCCTCTACACGCTGTACGACGGCTCGCTCCCGCCGGGATACAGCCCGATGAAGAAGCAGGGCGCGATCATCCTGGGCAGTGGCGGTGACTGCTGCAAGCCCGACGGCGGCGCGAACCTGAGCGCCGGCACCTTCTACGAGGGGGCCATGGTCTCCGGCTATCCGTCCGACGCGACCGAGAACGCCGTGCAGGCCAGCGTGGTGACCGCCGGATACCGCTGA